A region of Streptomyces halobius DNA encodes the following proteins:
- the exaC gene encoding acetaldehyde dehydrogenase ExaC, giving the protein MPRYANPGSADAVMNYRPRYDHWIGGAYVPPAGGQYFENPTPVNGQTFTEIARGTAEDVERALDAAHAAAPAWGRTAPAERARILNRIADRMEQNLEALAVAESWENGKPIREALAADIPLAIDHFRYFAGAIRAQEGTLSDLDNDTVAYHFHEPLGVVAQIIPWNFPLVMAAWKLAPALAAGNTAVLKPAEQTPASVHYWMSLVADLLPPGVVNIVNGFGVEAGKPLAASPRVAKVSFTGETTTGRLIMQYASENLKPVTLELGGKSPNLFFDDVSSADDDFYDKAVEGFTLFALNQGEVCTCPSRALIQRGHYRDFLAAGVARTEKIVQGHPLDTDTMIGAQASNDQLEKILSYLDIGQKEGARVLTGGKRAELGGELAGGYYVQPTVFEGSNDMRVFQEEIFGPVVAVTPFTDFDDAITLANDTLYGLGAGVWTRDGTTAYRAGRAIQAGRVWTNCYHAYPAHAAFGGYKQSGIGRETHKMMLDHYQQTKNLLVSYSPKKLGFF; this is encoded by the coding sequence ATGCCCCGTTACGCCAACCCGGGTTCCGCCGATGCCGTCATGAACTACCGGCCCCGGTACGACCACTGGATCGGCGGCGCCTACGTACCACCCGCCGGCGGCCAGTACTTCGAGAACCCCACCCCGGTCAACGGACAGACCTTCACCGAGATCGCGCGCGGCACGGCCGAGGACGTGGAGCGCGCGCTGGACGCGGCGCATGCCGCGGCGCCCGCCTGGGGCCGTACCGCGCCGGCCGAGCGCGCCCGGATCCTGAACCGGATCGCCGACCGGATGGAGCAGAACCTGGAGGCGCTGGCGGTCGCCGAGAGCTGGGAGAACGGCAAGCCCATCCGTGAGGCGCTGGCCGCCGACATCCCGCTCGCCATCGATCACTTCCGCTACTTCGCGGGCGCCATCCGGGCCCAGGAAGGCACCCTCTCCGACCTCGACAACGACACCGTCGCCTACCACTTCCACGAACCGCTCGGCGTGGTCGCCCAGATCATCCCCTGGAACTTCCCGCTGGTGATGGCGGCCTGGAAGCTGGCCCCGGCGTTGGCGGCAGGCAACACCGCCGTCCTCAAGCCGGCCGAGCAGACGCCCGCCTCGGTCCACTACTGGATGAGCCTGGTCGCCGATCTGCTGCCGCCGGGCGTGGTCAACATCGTCAACGGGTTCGGGGTGGAGGCCGGCAAGCCCCTGGCGGCCAGCCCGCGCGTCGCGAAGGTCTCCTTCACCGGCGAGACCACGACCGGGCGTCTGATCATGCAGTACGCCTCGGAGAACCTGAAGCCGGTCACCCTCGAACTGGGCGGCAAGAGCCCCAACCTCTTCTTCGACGATGTCTCGTCCGCCGACGACGACTTCTACGACAAGGCCGTCGAAGGCTTCACCCTCTTCGCGCTCAACCAGGGCGAGGTGTGCACCTGCCCGTCCCGCGCGCTCATCCAACGCGGCCACTACCGCGACTTCCTGGCGGCCGGGGTGGCGCGTACGGAGAAGATCGTGCAGGGCCACCCGCTGGACACCGACACGATGATCGGCGCCCAGGCGTCCAACGACCAGCTGGAGAAGATCCTCTCCTACCTGGACATCGGCCAGAAGGAAGGCGCCCGCGTCCTCACCGGCGGCAAGCGCGCCGAACTCGGCGGCGAGTTGGCGGGCGGCTACTACGTCCAGCCGACGGTTTTCGAGGGCAGCAACGACATGCGCGTCTTCCAGGAGGAAATCTTCGGCCCCGTCGTCGCCGTCACCCCCTTCACCGACTTCGACGACGCCATCACCCTCGCCAACGACACGCTGTACGGTCTGGGCGCGGGCGTATGGACGCGGGACGGCACCACCGCCTACCGCGCGGGCCGCGCCATCCAGGCAGGGCGGGTCTGGACGAACTGCTACCACGCCTACCCGGCGCACGCGGCCTTCGGCGGCTACAAACAATCCGGCATCGGCCGCGAGACGCACAAGATGATGCTGGACCACTACCAGCAGACGAAGAACCTGCTGGTCAGCTACTCCCCCAAGAAGCTCGGCTTCTTCTAG